In Alkalimarinus alittae, the DNA window CCTGCTAAAACCACTAACCAACCCATTACGAGGTAGGTTGCCAATCGTAGATTATGAAACCGGTGGCCAAATGCAATTTTGAGAATAATCCCAGCAATTGCAATTCCCCAAACGGCTGCAAACATCGGCCAGCCAACGCTCTCTCGCATATTAACCAGTAAGAAAGGTGTATAAGACCCCGCAATTAGAAGGTAGATCGCGCAGTGATCAAAGGTCATATATTTTGCCCTGCGCTTTGGGCATTTAGCGCTATGATAAAGCGTAGACGCTAGGTATAGCGACACTAGGCTAGTACCGTAGATGCTAAAGCTGATGACTTTCCACGGGTCGTTCATAGGGCTTGAGTACACGATCAGTAGTATGAGTCCAACAACGCTCAGTATAGCGCCAACACCATGGGAAAGACTGTTTGCAAGTTCTTCAGCTGCAGAGTATGAGCACGTTTGAGTGCCTTGACTGTCTGTTGTTGGTAGGACGGATTGTGATGCCATAATGTGCTCACATAATAGTCAATTTAATTAAGAGTATACATGTTAGCGTTGGGGTGGTTTGTAGTGCAATGTGCTCAACAGTACCCATATCTTGCTTTCATCGTTCTGGCTGAGAAAAGGATTAATTTATCTCTATTTTAATAAAGGGTTACAGCCGTCAGTGGTGATATTTCTGTGTATGTAAAAGAAATGTAAAAGTGGTAGTTGTACTTTTTCTTTCCATAAATATAGCCTTGTCTGTTTATAATTTGAACAGATTGGCTTTCTGGACTATAAAATAAGGTATAGCTCATAAAAATAGTGCCGCTATATTCTTGGGTGTGTGCTTTTACTTATAGGTCGCCTATGAACCGAGCCGCTGTAGTTAAATCGTTGATACGTGTTGGTATGCGCTTTGTACCTAACGAGCTTCCTGCTTACCGGTTTTTCTCTGGAGGTGGGCATTTTCTGGGGCGGGCACCGAAAGGCTTTCAAGTCGATGCGACTCAAATTGGAGATATACCTGTTTTATGGGTGAATCATAAAACAGAGTGTAGTTCACGCGTCATTTTATACCTTCATGGCGGCGGTTATAGCATTGGCTCAAACCGAACTCACCTTGAGTTAGCGTCAAGAATTGCTCGTGCTGCAAAGTCTCAGATGCTAATGGTGGAGTATCGGTTAGCACCAGAACATCCTTATCCGGCGGGGTTGAATGATGCATTGAAGGCCTATCAGTATTTATTGGGTGAGCGGGTTTCACCTGAAAAAATCATCATCGCGGGTGATTCCGCAGGGGGCGGGTTGGCCGTTGCGTTATTGCAAACATTACGTAATAAAAAAATACCGATGCCAGCAGCCGCTGTTTGCCTATCGCCTTGGCTTGATCTGAGTTGCTCGATCTCATCACTGGCTAAAACCTTAAAGAATGATCCGCTTATAACCCCTAAACGGATCCGTTTTTTTGCCAAGCATTATGCGGGCATTAATGACCGAACTCAGCCTGGATTATCACCCTTTTTTGGGGAGCTAGATAATCTACCGCCGATGCTGATTCAAGTAGGTGGGGATGAAATATTGTTACCGGAATGCAAGCTATTTACTAGAAGGGCTAACAAATTAGGTTCTATGGTTGAGTTACAGGTGTGGCCTGGAATGTTTCATGTCTGGCAGTTTGCGGCCAGTATCTTACCTGAAGGGCGACAGGCCATTCAGAAAATAGGGCTATTTATCAGAAAGGCCTCGCCGGTATAATGGCCGTAACTGCCATTAAGGTTTAGATGAAAACGACAGCCTCAGATAAACTCGAAAGCGCAAAATAAATGAGCATTGCGACAGTTATTTTTAAAAATGAATTCATAGTATCGGTCATGGTTATTCCCCTTAACTTGTTGGAATACATCTGATTGTTATCTGCAATTAACAATCCCTACCACTTTAAAAGCCTATTTAATCATCTCTTTATCTTGCGTTGTTAATCTTAACTATGTGCAAAGAATGAGTCTTACTGTATAAAAAGGTGACATAAGAATTCCGTTGAGTGTTACGTCAACGACTCGATAGTTAGCATACGACAACCCATAGTAAAAAAATAGCGGGACATTAGTCGTATTGAGGTATTCTGAAAACAGGAAAAACGCGTAAAGTGGTTTTTGTTTATCGATGCAAATAAGCCATAATAAAGCCTTTTTTATTACCTAGACTGAGCGCTGTTAATAGCCATATTGAAAAACGAGTGCAAAAATGAAAAAAACACCCAGTGAAGTTTCAGAGTGGGCAGAGGAAGCAAAAAGCGCTTTAGGTGTTGCCTGGATGCTGCTAAAAGGTGAGCAGCCTGAACCTAATGCCGAGCAGAAGAGCTATCTCTTTAAATATGGCGCAGCTTTGTGTAGCCTGAATCGAGGCATTAAAGACAAAGAAAAACAGAAAAGCTTATATCAGTTTTCTGCGAAGCGAGTGGCGGCAGGCTTTGAAGTCGATGAAGCCTCGAAAGTCCATTACGAGCTAAACTTTTTGATCGCCTATGTAGACGCTCATATTGGGCTGGGCCTGCTAAATGATGATCAGGCAGAAGAGATCATGCTTTATATCACGGAACATTTTGATATTAACGATTTAACCTAGTGTGAATTCAGTTGCACTAGCAAAGTACTTGAGGGCGTTATGACAGAGAGTAAGACAGACCTAACCACTAACGAACACGAAACTGTCACAGACATTGAAGCAGCAGTATTTCGTCGTTTATTGAAACACCTTGACGAGCGTAAAGATGCGCAGAATATAGATCTGATGAACCTCGCAGGTTTCTGTAGAAACTGCTTATCAAAATGGTACATGGCTGAAGCCGAAGCGCGCGGAGTTGATGTTGATTATGATGCTGCAAGAGAACGTGTATATGGAGAGCCATACGCTGATTGGAAAGAGAAATATCAGCAAGAAGCAACAGCAGAGCAGTTAGATAAATTTAAAGATTCGCATAAGCATTAATGTAAGAATCAATCGCGGTATTTTGCCGCGATTTTTTACGAGTGCTCATATCTACCTAGGATTCTGGGTATGCAAGCGCCCACTTTTTTGTTCTTGGCAGTTTCTTTATATCCATCTCTCGGCGAGTTGCTTCGGCACGACTCAGTGCGGGTTCTTGGTAAATAATGTTCAGGGGTTTATGGCCTCTAAAGAATTTAGCGCCTTTTTTGCCACGGCCTTCATAAGTGGCCAAATGTTCTTGAAAGCGACGATCTGTGTCGGTGGCAATACCGGTATATATACGCTCGGATTCGGTGATTATTAGATATACCCACCACTCAGATTCGTCTTTTGTAGGCTTGTTTTGCAACGTCATAACGCTAACTTTTGTGGTCTGTGTGAAGGCCTGAATAAAATACGGCTGTTTTGTTATGTATCACAAGGAGTATATCATTACCTCTGATTCAACGATAAGTACGTGAAGCTTTAAAGGCTGGTGGTGTGTGGATAAAAAAATTATAGGCTTTCATGTAGACGATCAGGGTGATTGGGTTGCAGATTTGGAATGTGGGCATGCTCAGCACGTTAGGCATAACCCCCCTTGGATTAACCGCCCGTGGGTTTTGGAACAAGAAGGGCGTGACAAATCTTTAGGCGAGACGCTGGATTGTTTAAAGTGCAATATGCCG includes these proteins:
- a CDS encoding alpha/beta hydrolase — protein: MNRAAVVKSLIRVGMRFVPNELPAYRFFSGGGHFLGRAPKGFQVDATQIGDIPVLWVNHKTECSSRVILYLHGGGYSIGSNRTHLELASRIARAAKSQMLMVEYRLAPEHPYPAGLNDALKAYQYLLGERVSPEKIIIAGDSAGGGLAVALLQTLRNKKIPMPAAAVCLSPWLDLSCSISSLAKTLKNDPLITPKRIRFFAKHYAGINDRTQPGLSPFFGELDNLPPMLIQVGGDEILLPECKLFTRRANKLGSMVELQVWPGMFHVWQFAASILPEGRQAIQKIGLFIRKASPV
- a CDS encoding GIY-YIG nuclease family protein, which produces MTLQNKPTKDESEWWVYLIITESERIYTGIATDTDRRFQEHLATYEGRGKKGAKFFRGHKPLNIIYQEPALSRAEATRREMDIKKLPRTKKWALAYPES
- the trhA gene encoding PAQR family membrane homeostasis protein TrhA, giving the protein MASQSVLPTTDSQGTQTCSYSAAEELANSLSHGVGAILSVVGLILLIVYSSPMNDPWKVISFSIYGTSLVSLYLASTLYHSAKCPKRRAKYMTFDHCAIYLLIAGSYTPFLLVNMRESVGWPMFAAVWGIAIAGIILKIAFGHRFHNLRLATYLVMGWLVVLAGTDLVESLAAGGLTLLIIGGLTYTLGVIFYVGERIPFNHAIWHLFVLGGSICHYFAVYYYVLPAA
- a CDS encoding DUF1244 domain-containing protein codes for the protein MTESKTDLTTNEHETVTDIEAAVFRRLLKHLDERKDAQNIDLMNLAGFCRNCLSKWYMAEAEARGVDVDYDAARERVYGEPYADWKEKYQQEATAEQLDKFKDSHKH